In a genomic window of Siphonobacter curvatus:
- a CDS encoding PA14 domain-containing protein, whose product MSYTAFRLKMNHARLVRLLTTAILGAVVSTAFITPPSTQKTVAAKHRPREAWVLRSVLDGRPRMLSVALNDKLWLAYNTQTASLYKAWLGTINFGGPVYTSAHGPQPVSSGVAYMEEPADNPWRIVENAKEITPTITYKGHTIHQNRLTLKYELDYQGKKIQIEENPEFFDASGNRAGFERAFVTKHVPTGVQVTLAMHLNSLAAASDYQTDGTFTVSETGTEQSGDKSFQTVAGKLQLNANGKTTFKVSFTAKPAVKQASEQKNQEQMVADLFAKSDCNTCHNRDVKTVGPSYMAIAERYDRTDKNREALITKVIKGGAGNWGQIPMTAHPDLKREDAATLVSYILDLDAEKERKREAGKLMPKPSYPVTFKPLNPAKVAANTELPGMAVNVYQFSSTLSTLPEINDEMAPIQSGSMNALHWEDNDFGALKTNFVMHASGILNIPKTTNVVFRLVCDDGGRLFIDDKLVVDNGVNHGLKPTDGELILKAGKHAFRLEYYQGEYGKGVSLQWRPYGSKAFVVVPPSVFTFKGKDIKRTQQGAIEVTKDEVPGDQSPLVAVHPSFTLSQARPESFKPKVGGMDFLSDGRMVVSTWDSLGSVYLVDARKASSPEQIQVKRIAYGLAEPLGLKVVDNEIYVMQKQELTKLVDSDKDDLIDEYQTVCNGWKVSANFHEFAFGLVYKDGYFYGTLATAINPGGASTQPQIPDRGKVVKINRNDGSFSLIASGLRTPNGIGLGVDNEIFIADNQGDWLPANKIVHLQTGAWYGSRSVDFAGTANAKETLPVVWLTQDEIGNSPSQPATLNVGPYQNQMIHGDVTHGGLKRVFAEKVNGAYQGVVFRFTQGLEAGVNRLAWGPDGSLYIGGVGSTGNWGQTGKLGYGLQKLTFNNTPAFEMLAVRAKPKGIEIEFTEPLKEGSGQSASDYTIRQWWFKPTADYGGPKLDDQRLAIKTVQVSADRKKVFLELPGMQSKHVVYVRLNRNTILSTTGMKLWTTEAWYTMNTIPTGLAQ is encoded by the coding sequence ATGAGTTATACTGCTTTTCGATTAAAAATGAATCACGCCCGTCTGGTAAGGCTGCTGACTACTGCGATTTTAGGGGCGGTAGTTAGTACCGCCTTTATTACGCCTCCATCCACTCAAAAAACGGTTGCCGCGAAGCATCGCCCGAGAGAAGCCTGGGTACTCCGATCCGTATTGGATGGTCGGCCCCGCATGTTGAGTGTGGCCTTAAACGACAAACTCTGGTTAGCGTACAATACCCAAACCGCTTCCCTGTACAAGGCCTGGCTGGGTACCATCAATTTTGGCGGCCCGGTGTATACTTCGGCTCACGGTCCGCAGCCCGTTTCCTCGGGTGTTGCGTACATGGAAGAGCCAGCGGATAACCCCTGGCGTATCGTAGAAAATGCGAAAGAAATAACGCCCACCATCACGTACAAAGGGCACACCATTCACCAGAATCGCTTGACGCTGAAGTACGAACTGGATTACCAAGGTAAGAAAATTCAGATTGAAGAAAATCCCGAGTTTTTCGATGCTTCCGGTAATAGGGCCGGATTTGAGCGAGCGTTTGTAACGAAGCATGTACCTACTGGGGTACAGGTTACGCTGGCTATGCACCTGAATTCGCTTGCCGCCGCCAGCGATTACCAAACCGACGGAACCTTTACCGTTAGCGAAACAGGCACGGAGCAAAGTGGAGACAAATCTTTTCAAACGGTTGCCGGAAAATTACAGCTCAACGCCAACGGCAAGACTACCTTTAAAGTCAGTTTTACGGCGAAACCCGCAGTAAAACAGGCTAGCGAGCAAAAAAATCAGGAACAGATGGTCGCTGATCTTTTTGCAAAAAGCGACTGTAATACCTGTCACAACCGTGATGTAAAAACGGTAGGTCCATCGTACATGGCCATTGCGGAACGCTATGATCGTACGGACAAAAACCGCGAAGCACTGATCACGAAAGTAATTAAAGGAGGAGCGGGTAACTGGGGTCAAATTCCGATGACCGCTCACCCGGACCTGAAACGCGAAGACGCGGCTACGCTAGTTTCCTACATTCTGGATCTGGACGCTGAAAAAGAAAGAAAGCGGGAAGCGGGTAAGCTGATGCCTAAACCGAGCTACCCGGTTACCTTTAAGCCCCTCAATCCTGCCAAAGTAGCCGCCAATACGGAGCTGCCGGGTATGGCCGTCAATGTGTATCAGTTTAGCAGCACTCTTTCGACGCTTCCCGAAATCAACGACGAAATGGCTCCCATTCAGTCGGGATCGATGAATGCTCTGCACTGGGAGGATAATGATTTTGGTGCATTAAAGACCAATTTCGTCATGCATGCCAGTGGGATACTGAACATTCCCAAGACGACCAACGTCGTGTTTCGTCTCGTATGCGACGATGGCGGCCGCTTGTTTATCGATGACAAACTAGTCGTAGACAACGGGGTGAATCATGGCCTGAAACCCACCGACGGGGAGTTGATTCTGAAGGCGGGAAAACACGCCTTTCGCCTGGAATACTACCAGGGTGAATATGGGAAAGGCGTTTCCCTGCAATGGCGGCCCTACGGTAGCAAAGCTTTTGTAGTCGTGCCGCCCAGCGTATTTACGTTCAAAGGAAAGGATATTAAACGGACGCAACAGGGAGCAATTGAAGTGACCAAGGACGAAGTGCCCGGTGATCAGTCGCCGCTAGTTGCCGTACATCCCAGCTTTACGTTAAGCCAAGCCCGACCCGAGTCGTTTAAACCTAAAGTCGGCGGTATGGATTTCCTCTCCGATGGTCGAATGGTGGTCAGTACCTGGGATTCATTAGGTTCCGTGTACTTAGTTGATGCCCGGAAAGCAAGCTCGCCCGAGCAGATTCAGGTAAAACGAATTGCCTACGGTTTGGCAGAACCCCTGGGTCTTAAAGTGGTGGATAATGAAATCTACGTCATGCAGAAACAGGAACTGACCAAGCTAGTGGATTCGGATAAAGATGACCTCATCGACGAATACCAGACCGTATGCAACGGCTGGAAAGTATCTGCTAATTTTCACGAATTTGCCTTCGGACTGGTGTACAAAGACGGGTATTTCTATGGTACGCTGGCAACGGCTATCAACCCGGGAGGAGCCAGTACACAACCCCAGATTCCGGATCGTGGCAAAGTAGTAAAAATCAATCGGAACGATGGGTCGTTCTCGCTCATTGCCTCGGGCCTGCGAACACCCAATGGGATTGGACTTGGTGTAGATAATGAAATCTTTATTGCGGATAATCAGGGTGACTGGCTACCGGCAAACAAGATTGTTCATCTACAAACGGGTGCCTGGTATGGTTCACGATCGGTTGATTTTGCGGGTACAGCGAATGCCAAGGAAACCTTACCGGTAGTTTGGTTAACGCAGGACGAAATCGGTAATTCGCCGAGCCAGCCGGCTACTCTGAACGTCGGCCCTTATCAAAATCAGATGATTCACGGCGATGTGACGCACGGCGGGTTGAAGCGAGTATTCGCTGAAAAAGTAAACGGTGCGTACCAGGGCGTAGTGTTTCGGTTTACGCAGGGGCTGGAAGCCGGCGTGAATCGGCTAGCTTGGGGCCCCGATGGGTCGCTGTACATTGGTGGCGTGGGTTCTACCGGCAACTGGGGCCAAACGGGCAAGTTGGGCTATGGACTTCAGAAACTGACGTTTAACAACACCCCTGCCTTTGAAATGCTCGCGGTACGGGCCAAACCCAAAGGCATTGAAATTGAATTTACCGAACCGTTGAAGGAAGGCAGTGGACAGTCAGCCAGTGACTATACCATCCGACAATGGTGGTTTAAACCAACGGCCGATTACGGTGGACCCAAGCTGGATGATCAGCGACTGGCCATAAAAACGGTACAGGTTTCTGCAGATCGTAAGAAAGTCTTTTTGGAGCTACCGGGTATGCAAAGCAAACATGTCGTGTATGTGCGACTGAATCGCAATACGATTCTCAGCACCACGGGAATGAAGCTTTGGACGACCGAAGCCTGGTATACCATGAATACCATTCCGACTGGTTTGGCTCAGTAA
- a CDS encoding ATP-binding protein, producing MHNTQYSFLGPGGKSGQRIRAYDWSKTLLGNPESWPLSLKSILGLLLNAECPSFLFWGNEYACFYNDAYLPILTKLGKFVLPGQSAAEVWGEYWTDFEPFLQGIRTVGEARCDNDVFTDRQGRGIETSGTFCYNPVYDESGHTAGVWVTLTYPTQNLQESEIHQRFLLKLSDRLRSLTDPAEIQYEAARALGEQLAANRVGYAEDQGDQTHIVVTRNYVNGVFNLEGLYQYVDYGPSLLADFLAGKTVVRPDIANDPTLTDAEKEAHRVLQLGATVNRPLMKQGQLIAVLFIHYEQPHAFTQLELDLLEETAERTWEAVDRARAHKALRQSEEQFRHLANTIPQAIWETNAEGDSTFLNQWWIQYSGVPYEATTAWQIATDILHPEDGPVLVAAFKEAMRTGKGFEVEQRNRSASGEYRWFLNKGAPYRHPETGQIIKWIGIGVDIHDRKLAEELLRDSEARYRQLATHLEEQVQKRTEELTVSNQELARTIEQLKTANEELEESNRLLLRSNENLQQFAYVASHDLQEPLRKIQSFGNLLIRQHAAELGSGVDYVERMQAAASRMSILIEDLLAFSLISTQREASDPVDLNVVVQTVLRDLELISTETSASVERDDLPTIAGNRFQLEQLFQNLLSNALKFRKPGVAPHIHIRAQQITSRELPTGVRPLGTSEVYYWISVADNGIGFDDRYLDRVFQVFQRLHKRSDYAGTGIGLAICEKVVANHGGVITAHSQPNLGSTFEIYLPVI from the coding sequence ATGCACAACACCCAGTACTCATTTTTAGGTCCGGGCGGGAAATCAGGGCAACGGATTCGTGCCTATGATTGGTCGAAAACCTTGCTAGGAAATCCCGAAAGCTGGCCGCTGAGCTTAAAGTCTATCCTTGGCTTATTACTAAATGCAGAATGTCCTTCCTTTTTGTTTTGGGGAAACGAATACGCTTGTTTTTACAATGATGCGTACCTTCCTATTTTAACAAAATTGGGAAAATTCGTGCTGCCGGGCCAATCGGCCGCTGAGGTCTGGGGAGAGTATTGGACTGATTTTGAACCTTTTCTACAGGGTATCAGGACGGTAGGAGAGGCTCGGTGCGATAATGACGTATTCACGGACCGACAGGGACGGGGAATAGAAACCAGCGGTACGTTTTGCTACAATCCTGTTTATGATGAGTCAGGACATACCGCTGGCGTATGGGTTACGCTCACGTATCCAACCCAGAACCTACAGGAAAGTGAAATCCACCAGCGATTTTTACTTAAGCTAAGTGATCGCCTGCGTTCCCTGACGGACCCAGCCGAGATTCAGTACGAAGCAGCTCGGGCTTTGGGTGAACAGTTGGCCGCGAACCGGGTTGGATACGCCGAGGATCAGGGCGATCAAACCCATATTGTCGTCACTCGGAATTACGTAAATGGGGTATTTAATTTAGAAGGCCTGTATCAATACGTCGATTACGGCCCCAGTTTGCTCGCCGATTTTTTGGCGGGTAAAACGGTTGTTCGCCCGGATATTGCTAACGATCCAACATTGACGGATGCTGAGAAAGAGGCTCACCGGGTTTTGCAGTTAGGAGCAACGGTGAATCGACCCCTGATGAAGCAGGGCCAGTTGATTGCTGTCCTGTTCATTCATTATGAACAACCCCATGCGTTTACTCAACTGGAATTAGACTTACTGGAAGAGACGGCTGAGCGAACTTGGGAAGCGGTAGACCGGGCTCGGGCTCATAAAGCTCTGCGTCAAAGTGAAGAACAGTTTCGGCACCTGGCTAATACCATACCGCAGGCCATTTGGGAGACGAATGCCGAGGGTGATTCGACGTTTTTAAACCAATGGTGGATTCAGTACAGTGGTGTTCCCTATGAAGCCACTACGGCGTGGCAAATCGCTACGGATATTTTGCATCCCGAAGATGGTCCCGTACTGGTAGCTGCCTTTAAGGAAGCCATGCGAACGGGAAAAGGCTTCGAAGTCGAGCAACGGAACCGTTCGGCCTCGGGCGAGTACCGCTGGTTTTTAAATAAGGGAGCACCGTACCGTCATCCTGAGACGGGGCAAATTATTAAATGGATTGGAATTGGCGTCGATATTCACGACCGTAAACTGGCGGAGGAGCTGCTCCGGGATAGTGAAGCCCGTTACCGGCAGCTGGCTACTCATTTAGAAGAGCAGGTTCAAAAACGTACGGAAGAATTAACGGTATCCAATCAGGAGCTAGCCCGTACCATTGAACAGTTGAAGACAGCGAATGAAGAACTGGAAGAATCGAATCGCTTGTTATTACGGTCAAACGAAAACCTGCAACAGTTTGCTTATGTAGCCAGTCACGACCTACAGGAGCCTTTGCGTAAGATTCAGTCCTTTGGAAACCTGCTCATCCGACAACACGCTGCGGAGCTGGGTAGTGGCGTAGATTATGTGGAACGGATGCAGGCCGCAGCCTCGCGTATGTCTATTCTTATTGAAGACTTACTGGCATTTTCCCTAATTTCTACACAACGCGAAGCCAGCGATCCGGTTGACCTGAATGTCGTGGTGCAGACCGTACTAAGAGATCTTGAATTAATTAGTACGGAAACGTCGGCTTCCGTTGAAAGGGATGACTTACCAACCATTGCCGGGAATCGCTTTCAATTAGAACAGCTCTTTCAGAATCTCCTTTCCAACGCCCTGAAGTTTAGAAAACCAGGGGTTGCTCCGCACATTCACATCCGGGCACAGCAGATAACTTCCAGGGAATTGCCAACGGGCGTTCGGCCCCTGGGTACGAGTGAAGTCTACTACTGGATTTCAGTTGCCGATAATGGAATTGGTTTTGATGACCGCTATCTGGACCGCGTCTTTCAGGTTTTTCAGCGATTACACAAACGCAGCGACTATGCAGGAACGGGTATTGGATTGGCCATTTGTGAAAAGGTGGTAGCCAACCATGGGGGCGTAATTACAGCCCATAGCCAGCCTAATCTTGGTTCTACTTTCGAAATCTATTTACCCGTTATCTGA
- a CDS encoding YdeI/OmpD-associated family protein: MEENTVETFCPQSPQHWRDWLHEHHATQQSVWLLFYKKKSGLSTLTWSEAVDEALCFGWIDSIRKPVSEEAFLQFFSRRKARSTWSKVNKEKIRVLMEQGLMMPAGFQSIEIAQQNGSWTILDEVEEGIIPEDLRVALEEKPRALAYFLQLSKTDTRNILQWLVLARRAETRQSRIAEVVERADQRLKPKFIQGTKK, encoded by the coding sequence ATGGAAGAAAATACGGTAGAAACTTTTTGCCCCCAGAGCCCACAGCACTGGCGGGACTGGTTACACGAACACCACGCCACCCAGCAATCAGTTTGGCTGTTGTTTTATAAAAAGAAGTCAGGACTATCCACGCTGACCTGGAGTGAAGCCGTGGACGAAGCCCTGTGTTTTGGCTGGATTGATAGCATACGCAAGCCAGTTAGTGAGGAGGCCTTTCTGCAATTTTTCAGTCGAAGAAAAGCTCGCAGTACCTGGTCGAAAGTAAATAAAGAAAAAATCCGTGTATTGATGGAACAGGGCCTGATGATGCCAGCTGGCTTCCAAAGCATCGAAATCGCCCAGCAAAATGGCTCCTGGACTATTTTGGACGAGGTAGAAGAAGGCATCATTCCTGAAGATCTGCGAGTCGCTCTGGAAGAAAAACCCCGAGCCTTAGCCTACTTTTTGCAGTTAAGCAAAACCGACACGCGGAACATTTTACAGTGGCTGGTACTGGCCAGACGAGCCGAAACGCGGCAAAGTCGCATTGCCGAGGTCGTCGAACGAGCAGATCAGCGACTGAAACCCAAGTTCATTCAGGGAACGAAAAAGTAG
- a CDS encoding helix-turn-helix transcriptional regulator: MPDSEFTRLSRLVSLLTLLQSKRLLTATELAQRFSVSTRTIYRDMRTLEQAGVPLVTLEGRGYTLLEGYRLPPILFTREEAIALLTAEKLTRQRTDAVTAVHCQTAMDKLRSALKRSDRDHLETLTPLIEVLDSARPFSYPNTYEPLLTAISTHRVVHLHYQAAESGSTSIRSIEPIGLYLSQHWHVVAYCRLRQSFRDFRLDRIQQLTLATETFSARPETLQDYWATEAKRRSKEKVVIRFRRTEVLPALAQHLLDTRHQYGWMHDQSQTDGSVDMTFLVGSLPYLATWLIPYASGVTILEPPALQQHLRELAKRVYEHWC, from the coding sequence ATGCCCGATTCTGAATTTACCCGTCTTTCCCGCCTGGTATCTCTTTTGACTCTCCTGCAAAGCAAGCGGCTACTAACGGCCACCGAGCTGGCCCAGCGTTTTTCAGTCAGTACCCGCACCATTTACCGGGACATGCGTACCCTCGAACAGGCGGGCGTACCGCTCGTTACGCTCGAAGGCAGAGGCTACACACTGCTCGAAGGCTACCGATTACCGCCCATTCTTTTCACCCGGGAAGAAGCCATTGCCCTGTTAACGGCCGAAAAGCTGACCCGCCAGCGAACCGACGCAGTTACAGCCGTACATTGCCAGACGGCCATGGACAAGCTACGATCCGCCCTGAAACGCAGCGACCGGGATCATCTGGAAACGCTGACGCCGCTCATTGAGGTGCTGGATTCTGCCCGGCCCTTTAGTTATCCCAACACCTATGAGCCTTTATTGACGGCCATCTCGACGCACCGGGTGGTACATTTGCACTATCAGGCTGCGGAATCCGGAAGTACTTCCATTCGATCGATTGAACCCATTGGGCTGTATCTAAGTCAGCACTGGCATGTGGTTGCGTATTGTCGGCTCCGGCAGTCGTTTCGGGATTTTCGGCTGGATCGTATTCAACAGTTAACGCTGGCTACTGAAACGTTTTCGGCTCGTCCAGAAACCTTGCAGGACTACTGGGCAACGGAAGCTAAGCGGCGATCCAAAGAAAAAGTAGTGATTCGCTTTCGGCGTACGGAAGTATTGCCCGCTCTGGCTCAACACCTGCTGGACACCCGGCACCAATACGGCTGGATGCACGATCAGTCCCAGACAGACGGCAGCGTTGACATGACCTTTCTGGTAGGTTCTTTACCGTACTTGGCGACCTGGTTAATCCCCTACGCCAGCGGCGTTACCATCCTCGAACCGCCAGCCCTGCAGCAGCACCTTCGCGAGTTAGCAAAACGGGTGTATGAGCATTGGTGTTAG
- a CDS encoding RagB/SusD family nutrient uptake outer membrane protein — protein sequence MKKYLFLLLGVIGLTACNSLDLNPLSEPSTATFYANQTELELAVNDLYRLDFWGNDNEQFTDNYWHRGMLGNAVTFGTMNSEDATAQAYWTVCYKAIARANSFLANKDRAAANTPATILTRLEAEMRLIRAYQYSRLLTHFGDVPLITDPLVLEQSYSVTRTPRNEVLTFVFNELDFAIANLPASYPTSAVRRLTKGVALAIKARTALYTNNWAVAKDASQAIMQQTGVYSLHSNYGQLFLKPGETSPEIILSIPRDEMQKVFTTGTPVRDQLPRIAGGFGAQIPTRELVDAYECRDGKPIDESPLYNPREPFKNRDPRLTATVVEFGTNWLGYTYQPHPDSVTVFSSKENRRVANQDTRSVAAFASFTGFLWKKGIDQSWADKQSEDADALLIRYAEVLLTYAEAKIELGEIDPTVLQAINQVRARAYGVRVDDPAAYPAITTTNANELRQVVRRERRVEFAKEGLRYMDLIRWRLAEKALTRPVIGLPDPAAQNRSKWPFPGVTPIDTDGLADYSGFGTDVKIVAQRSFDASRQYLWPIPALEIRVNPKLTQNPGY from the coding sequence ATGAAAAAATACCTGTTTCTTCTGCTGGGAGTTATAGGCCTTACCGCCTGCAACTCACTTGACTTGAATCCTTTGTCAGAACCCTCCACGGCTACGTTCTACGCCAATCAAACTGAACTCGAACTGGCGGTGAACGATCTGTATCGCCTGGATTTCTGGGGGAACGACAATGAACAGTTCACGGATAATTACTGGCATCGGGGTATGCTGGGCAATGCGGTCACCTTCGGCACGATGAATTCTGAAGATGCCACGGCACAGGCTTACTGGACAGTCTGCTACAAAGCCATTGCCCGGGCGAATTCCTTCTTGGCCAACAAAGACCGGGCGGCGGCGAATACACCCGCGACCATACTGACGCGACTGGAGGCAGAAATGCGACTCATCCGGGCGTACCAGTATTCCAGACTGTTGACGCATTTTGGCGACGTTCCGCTCATTACCGACCCGCTGGTACTCGAACAATCGTATAGCGTGACCCGTACGCCCCGCAATGAAGTCCTGACCTTCGTTTTCAATGAGCTTGATTTTGCCATTGCGAACCTGCCCGCTTCGTACCCCACTTCGGCTGTACGCCGGTTGACTAAAGGGGTAGCCCTGGCCATCAAAGCCCGTACGGCTCTATATACGAACAACTGGGCAGTAGCCAAAGACGCTTCGCAGGCCATTATGCAGCAGACCGGGGTATACAGTCTGCATTCAAATTACGGTCAGCTCTTTCTGAAACCTGGCGAAACCAGTCCGGAAATCATTCTCAGTATTCCCCGGGATGAAATGCAGAAGGTATTTACAACGGGCACACCCGTGCGGGATCAGCTGCCTCGGATTGCCGGCGGTTTTGGAGCCCAGATTCCTACCCGGGAGCTGGTTGACGCCTACGAATGCCGGGATGGCAAGCCCATCGACGAATCTCCGCTGTACAATCCGCGGGAACCCTTTAAAAACCGCGATCCCCGCTTAACGGCTACGGTTGTTGAATTCGGTACGAACTGGCTGGGGTATACCTATCAGCCGCACCCCGATTCGGTTACCGTTTTCAGTAGCAAGGAAAATCGGCGAGTGGCCAATCAGGATACCCGAAGCGTCGCGGCATTTGCCAGTTTTACAGGTTTTCTCTGGAAAAAAGGCATCGATCAAAGCTGGGCCGACAAGCAGAGCGAAGACGCCGATGCCCTGTTGATCCGTTACGCGGAAGTACTGCTTACCTACGCCGAAGCGAAAATCGAGCTCGGCGAAATCGACCCGACGGTCTTGCAGGCCATCAATCAAGTACGGGCTCGGGCTTACGGGGTGCGGGTAGACGATCCGGCGGCATACCCGGCCATTACAACTACCAACGCGAACGAACTGCGGCAAGTCGTTCGTCGGGAGCGTCGGGTGGAATTTGCCAAAGAAGGCTTGCGATACATGGACCTCATCCGCTGGCGACTGGCGGAAAAGGCACTCACCCGACCCGTCATTGGCTTACCCGATCCGGCGGCCCAGAACCGCTCGAAATGGCCCTTCCCCGGGGTTACTCCCATCGATACGGATGGACTGGCGGACTACTCCGGTTTTGGCACTGACGTTAAAATCGTGGCTCAACGCAGCTTTGACGCCAGCCGTCAGTACCTCTGGCCGATTCCCGCCCTGGAGATCCGCGTCAACCCCAAACTGACTCAAAATCCGGGTTACTAA